Genomic DNA from Terriglobia bacterium:
ACCGGCAGATCCAGTTGTACGGCCCGCTGAATCTCTTTCTGCTCGCCTGCGGCGATATCGCCTCCGATTGCTTCCGCCGTGCGCTCCACGGCTTTGGTCGTCACCTCCAGACCGGCCAGCAGTTCCATCTGTCGGCGTCCATGATCGAAAGGCGCTTCCGCACCAACCAGCGCCAGCATGCGTCGAACGCCGGGTGACAGATCTGTCCCATCTATATCGAAACCGGCATCGGCGGGAAACTGGCCGTGATGGCATTGCGGACACAGATACCAGGGTCGCAGGAACTCCACCTGGCCCACTACAGTGAGTATGCGTCGGGAACGCATTTCGCGGTAACGAGCCTTCTGGCCGCATTGACAGAGAATCCCGCGTTTGTCCTGGTCTGGCGGATCACATCGCAGTAACTGGCTCAGCGCTGCCGCTCCGGCCCGATGCATCGCGGCCCGCATGGCCAACTCCACCGCTTCCAGATCGAGGCTGCCGGATTTACGAAAATCCTGAAAAATGAGCCGGAGCAGCCCGCTTACTTCCCGCTCGACTTCCCGTTGAAGCGCTTCCGCCGTTTTTTTTCCTGCGGCGATAACGAACTCTCAATCGGGCGTACGGCGCAGAGTTGTTCGCTTACCTCAACCACCTGTTCGCAGAGACTCTGAAAATGATGAAACTCTTCCACTTCAAGTTGTGCCTTTCGCAACGCCGCCGGTGAGGCGAACGTCTCGGTTACCGTCTTGCCCTGCACCTTCCGCGTCAGCCGGAAGTTCGGCCCATGGCCGATGCTTCCGACTTTGGCACAATGGCAAGTTGATTTTCCGCACTTTCCGGAAGTCGCGGTGATCGAACCTCGCCGCAGATCTCCGACTGAGCCAATTCGCTTCAACAGATCGGCCCGCTGCTTTTCCAACTGGAGTTCAGGATCAGACATTATTTTGCGCTCCCGGTCTTAGCGTATCTAAACGCTAAGATTCATGCCACAAAAAAAGAAAACTCGACAAACTGCCTTTCATGTCGCCCACCCGTCGCACGGTTGCTACCCCAAGTGACCGCTGTTCGTCATATAATCAGAAGTAGCGAGCCTG
This window encodes:
- a CDS encoding DUF6788 family protein, yielding MSDPELQLEKQRADLLKRIGSVGDLRRGSITATSGKCGKSTCHCAKVGSIGHGPNFRLTRKVQGKTVTETFASPAALRKAQLEVEEFHHFQSLCEQVVEVSEQLCAVRPIESSLSPQEKKRRKRFNGKSSGK